A single window of Methylobacterium nodulans ORS 2060 DNA harbors:
- a CDS encoding spermidine synthase — protein MTPWVQVDTATIPGEREPMRLLQRGSEFTICVGTIELMNNRACTSEAALAALTCARLQDRPHAKVLIGGLGMGFTLRAALDALGPDARIVVAELVPAVVAWARGPLAHLFAGSLDDPRVEVREEDVKRVIQQVPACYDAILLDVDNGPEGLTRLENDRLYDAWGLKRARYALRPSGILGVWSGGPDRKFKARLRNTGFEVDEIRVHANGRSGRRHVLWLATHADAPSKL, from the coding sequence TTGACACCATGGGTTCAAGTCGACACTGCCACCATTCCCGGTGAGCGCGAGCCGATGCGCCTCCTGCAGCGGGGCAGCGAGTTCACGATCTGCGTCGGCACGATCGAGCTGATGAACAATCGTGCGTGCACATCCGAGGCCGCCTTGGCTGCCCTCACCTGCGCTCGCTTGCAGGATCGCCCGCACGCCAAGGTGCTGATCGGCGGGCTCGGCATGGGCTTTACCCTGCGCGCCGCCCTCGATGCACTCGGACCGGACGCACGGATCGTGGTGGCGGAACTGGTGCCTGCCGTTGTGGCCTGGGCCCGCGGCCCGCTGGCTCATCTGTTCGCCGGGAGCCTCGATGATCCGCGCGTCGAAGTGCGAGAAGAGGACGTCAAGCGTGTCATTCAACAGGTGCCCGCGTGCTACGACGCGATCCTGCTCGATGTCGACAACGGGCCCGAGGGGCTGACGCGGCTGGAGAACGACCGGCTCTACGACGCCTGGGGCCTGAAGCGTGCCCGATACGCGCTGCGCCCGAGCGGGATCCTGGGGGTGTGGTCGGGCGGACCGGACCGGAAGTTCAAGGCGCGCTTGCGGAACACGGGTTTCGAGGTGGACGAGATCCGGGTGCACGCGAACGGCAGAAGCGGCCGTCGCCATGTCCTCTGGCTCGCAACGCACGCGGATGCTCCGTCCAAATTGTGA
- a CDS encoding NAD(P)/FAD-dependent oxidoreductase, producing MPATTGRHVVIIGSGAVGTVSAIECLRAGHRVTVVDPGQPGGEQASSYGNAGWLSSHSVIPPAEPGMWKKVPSFLLDPLGPLSIRWAYLPKVLPWLIRFLLAARTSAQIEHTAQAMRTLLVDAPKLHASLAAEAGVPQLIERRGVLHVYPDRTAFEGDARSWAIRRKVGVEWLELSAEELRQREPNLHPRYTFGLVVEEAGHCRDPGNYIAALSKLACERGATYVTTRATGFRLEGSRLTAVTTEQGEIACDCAVVAAGARSKTLAASLGDALPLESERGYHVMIPDAKVGPRTPMMASDAKMIANFMNGGLRAAGQVEFAGLAAVPNWKRAEILRNHLISMFPGLAGTVPADRLRVWLGHRPSMPDGRPCIGPARKTSDVIYAFGHGHVSLVGSARTGRLVAQLVSCSAPEIPLAPFDPRRFL from the coding sequence ATGCCCGCAACAACAGGTCGCCATGTCGTCATCATCGGCTCCGGCGCCGTCGGGACGGTAAGCGCGATCGAGTGCCTGCGGGCAGGACACCGCGTCACGGTGGTCGATCCGGGTCAACCAGGTGGCGAGCAAGCCTCAAGCTACGGCAATGCCGGCTGGCTCTCCTCGCATTCCGTCATCCCACCGGCCGAGCCCGGGATGTGGAAGAAGGTCCCATCTTTCCTCCTCGATCCGCTTGGCCCGCTCTCGATCCGATGGGCCTATCTGCCGAAGGTCCTGCCCTGGCTGATCCGCTTCCTTCTGGCGGCCAGGACCTCCGCGCAGATTGAGCATACGGCTCAAGCCATGAGGACGCTGCTCGTCGACGCGCCCAAACTCCATGCGAGCCTTGCCGCCGAGGCCGGCGTGCCACAGCTGATTGAGCGCCGCGGCGTACTGCACGTCTATCCTGATCGAACAGCCTTCGAAGGCGATGCCCGATCCTGGGCAATCCGTCGCAAGGTCGGCGTCGAGTGGCTCGAACTCTCAGCCGAAGAACTACGGCAGCGCGAGCCCAATCTGCATCCGCGCTATACCTTTGGCCTTGTGGTCGAAGAGGCGGGGCATTGCCGCGATCCGGGAAACTATATAGCCGCTCTGTCCAAGCTAGCCTGCGAGCGGGGTGCCACATACGTCACGACCCGCGCAACGGGTTTCCGTCTCGAAGGAAGCCGTCTCACTGCCGTTACGACGGAACAGGGTGAGATTGCCTGTGACTGCGCCGTTGTGGCGGCGGGCGCTCGCTCGAAGACGCTTGCCGCATCGCTCGGCGACGCGCTCCCCCTGGAAAGCGAGCGCGGCTACCACGTGATGATCCCTGACGCCAAGGTAGGTCCACGCACGCCGATGATGGCCTCCGATGCCAAGATGATTGCCAATTTTATGAACGGAGGGCTGCGCGCTGCCGGCCAGGTTGAGTTCGCGGGCTTAGCGGCGGTGCCCAACTGGAAACGCGCGGAAATCCTGCGCAATCATCTGATCTCGATGTTTCCGGGACTGGCCGGGACCGTGCCGGCCGACCGCCTGCGCGTGTGGCTCGGGCATCGTCCGAGCATGCCGGACGGTCGTCCCTGCATTGGACCTGCGCGGAAGACCTCCGACGTGATCTATGCCTTTGGACATGGCCATGTCAGCCTGGTGGGCTCGGCCCGGACTGGGCGCCTTGTTGCTCAGCTCGTTAGTTGCTCTGCACCTGAAATTCCTCTTGCCCCTTTTGATCCTCGGCGCTTCTTATGA
- a CDS encoding GntR family transcriptional regulator yields the protein MKARRSDQRNGSAYEMLLRAIEDGELPPGSRLREAELAERFSISRTPVREALGRLEAQGLVVHEPHRGASVAQLDYAQVTELYDLREVLEGMAARLAAIHASDIEIDLLEEMVVRDREMADTAADLARTNRLFHRQIHACTRNRFLQAMLENMRLSLVLLAGTTLAVPGRAAQSIEEHQQIVDRIRAHDRDGAEAAARAHIRAAFKARIRLYQDN from the coding sequence ATGAAGGCGCGGAGATCCGACCAGCGGAACGGCTCCGCTTACGAGATGCTTCTGCGCGCCATCGAGGACGGCGAGTTGCCGCCGGGTAGCCGCTTACGCGAGGCGGAGTTGGCCGAGCGATTCTCCATCAGTCGGACGCCGGTGCGTGAAGCGCTCGGCCGGCTCGAAGCGCAGGGGCTCGTCGTGCACGAGCCGCACCGGGGCGCGAGCGTGGCCCAGCTCGACTACGCGCAGGTGACCGAGCTCTACGACCTGCGCGAGGTCCTGGAGGGCATGGCAGCCCGCCTCGCCGCGATCCATGCCAGCGACATCGAGATCGATCTCCTGGAGGAGATGGTCGTCCGCGACCGCGAGATGGCCGACACGGCGGCGGATCTCGCCCGGACGAACCGGCTGTTCCATCGCCAGATCCATGCCTGCACGCGCAACCGCTTCCTCCAGGCGATGCTGGAGAACATGCGCCTCTCGCTCGTGCTCCTGGCTGGCACCACCCTCGCCGTCCCGGGCCGCGCCGCGCAGTCCATTGAAGAGCACCAGCAGATCGTTGACCGCATCCGCGCGCACGATCGCGACGGAGCGGAGGCGGCCGCGCGCGCTCATATCCGCGCCGCGTTCAAGGCACGCATCCGCCTCTACCAGGACAACTGA
- a CDS encoding MFS transporter has product MTHIDADPPPSRLGDILRATSGNFLEMFDFFLFGFYASHIAQAFFPPVNEVTALLLTFTTFWLGALMRPVGAIVLGAYIDRIGRRRGLIVTLSIMALGTVLIAICPTYASIGLAAPVIVLIGRLLQGFSAGVELGGVSIYLFEIATPGNKGFYTAFQSASQQVAIFFAAVIGYLMHAGLSGQQIADGGWRLPFFIGCLIVPLIFVIRRSLQETPEFLARRAHPSTAEIFRSVAANWPVILLGTLLTVPTTVTFYLITVYTPTFGKAVLHLGEGESLAVTVCVAISNFIWLPIGGAVSDRIGRKPVLIAIAMLALATAYPALAWLTASPSFAKMLVVELWFSFFFGAYNGALVAALSEIVPAHVRATSFSLAFSLAAALFGTATPMVSTWLISTSGDRAAPGYWLMLAAACGLAATLTLYRSGAAARVPAQA; this is encoded by the coding sequence ATGACTCACATCGACGCCGATCCGCCGCCGTCCCGCCTCGGGGACATCCTGCGCGCAACAAGCGGCAACTTCCTGGAGATGTTCGACTTCTTCCTGTTCGGGTTCTACGCCTCGCACATTGCACAGGCGTTCTTCCCGCCGGTGAACGAAGTCACCGCGCTGCTCTTGACTTTCACGACCTTCTGGCTCGGCGCCCTGATGCGCCCGGTCGGCGCGATCGTGCTCGGCGCCTATATCGACCGGATTGGTCGCCGCCGCGGCCTGATCGTCACCCTGTCGATCATGGCGCTCGGCACGGTCCTGATCGCGATCTGCCCGACCTACGCGAGCATCGGCCTCGCGGCCCCCGTTATCGTGCTGATCGGCCGTCTGCTGCAGGGCTTCTCAGCCGGCGTCGAGCTCGGCGGTGTCTCGATCTACCTGTTCGAGATCGCGACGCCCGGCAACAAGGGCTTCTACACGGCCTTCCAGTCGGCCAGCCAGCAGGTGGCGATCTTCTTCGCCGCGGTGATTGGCTACCTGATGCATGCCGGCCTGAGCGGCCAGCAGATCGCGGACGGCGGCTGGCGGCTTCCCTTCTTCATCGGCTGCCTGATCGTGCCGCTGATCTTCGTGATCCGGCGCTCGCTCCAGGAGACCCCGGAATTCCTGGCCCGGCGGGCGCATCCCTCGACTGCCGAGATCTTCCGCTCGGTGGCGGCGAACTGGCCCGTCATCCTGCTCGGCACGCTGCTCACCGTGCCGACGACGGTGACCTTCTATCTGATCACCGTCTACACTCCGACCTTCGGCAAGGCGGTGCTCCACCTCGGCGAGGGCGAGAGCCTTGCCGTCACCGTCTGCGTCGCGATCAGCAACTTCATCTGGCTGCCCATCGGCGGCGCGGTCTCGGACCGGATCGGCCGTAAGCCCGTCCTGATCGCGATCGCGATGCTGGCGCTCGCCACCGCCTACCCGGCGCTCGCCTGGCTCACAGCGTCGCCGAGCTTTGCCAAGATGCTCGTCGTCGAGCTGTGGTTCTCGTTCTTCTTCGGCGCCTACAACGGCGCCCTGGTGGCCGCCCTGTCAGAGATCGTTCCGGCACATGTGCGGGCGACAAGCTTTTCCCTCGCCTTCAGCCTGGCCGCTGCTCTGTTCGGCACGGCCACGCCGATGGTCTCGACCTGGCTGATCAGCACCTCCGGCGACCGGGCCGCCCCCGGATACTGGCTCATGCTGGCCGCCGCCTGCGGCCTTGCCGCCACCCTGACCCTCTACCGCTCCGGCGCCGCGGCGCGCGTGCCGGCGCAGGCCTGA
- the tcuA gene encoding FAD-dependent tricarballylate dehydrogenase TcuA, whose product MQTSWDIVVVGSGNAAMSAAIAAREQGRSVLVIEKATEELAGGNTAYTAGAMRFVYNGNDDLLPLLADPDDPRLARTDFGAYTAERFTADLLGFNDRRPLSREQQTLIAESYDAVRWLASQGVKFEPIYSRQSFEKDGRFIFWGGLTLATHNEGFGLAEAERAAFAALGGEIRYDCAATDLVTEGGRVRGIRVRNGAGEAGVIAAKAVVLACGGFESNAQMRRELIGPGWEAAKVRGTPYNQGDGIAMALRLGAKRHGFYGGCHATPMDLHTPDYGNLDLPHLERKHYRKICYFLGVMLNARGERFVDEGRDFRNYTYAQFGRAIMEQPGHVAWQIFDAKVDHLLYSEYRFHDAHFVEADTLEALIDKLDGIDKAQALATIAQFNAAVDPAVPFDPTVKDGRATKGLALPKSNWAQAIETGPFKAYPVTGGITFTYGGVEVDEAGGVMHENGSPIPGLYACGEMVGGVFFNGYPGGSGLTSGVVFGRRAGAGAAAWTARAAA is encoded by the coding sequence ATGCAGACATCCTGGGACATCGTCGTCGTCGGCTCCGGCAATGCCGCGATGAGCGCGGCGATCGCGGCACGCGAGCAGGGCCGGAGCGTCCTCGTCATCGAGAAGGCCACGGAGGAACTGGCGGGCGGCAACACCGCCTACACGGCTGGCGCCATGCGCTTCGTCTACAACGGGAACGACGACCTGCTGCCGCTGCTCGCCGACCCGGACGATCCGCGCCTCGCCCGCACCGATTTCGGCGCCTACACCGCCGAGCGCTTCACCGCGGACCTCCTCGGCTTCAACGACAGGCGGCCGCTGAGCCGCGAGCAGCAAACGCTGATCGCCGAGAGCTACGATGCGGTCCGCTGGCTGGCTTCGCAGGGCGTTAAGTTCGAGCCGATCTACTCCCGCCAATCCTTCGAAAAGGACGGGCGCTTCATCTTCTGGGGCGGACTGACGCTCGCCACGCACAACGAGGGCTTCGGCCTCGCCGAGGCCGAGCGCGCCGCCTTCGCGGCGCTCGGCGGCGAGATCCGCTACGATTGCGCCGCGACCGATCTCGTCACGGAGGGCGGGCGCGTGCGCGGCATCCGGGTGCGCAACGGCGCGGGCGAGGCGGGCGTGATCGCCGCCAAGGCCGTCGTTCTCGCCTGCGGCGGCTTCGAGTCGAATGCGCAGATGCGGCGCGAGCTCATCGGACCAGGCTGGGAGGCCGCGAAGGTGCGTGGCACGCCGTATAACCAGGGCGACGGGATCGCGATGGCACTGCGCCTCGGCGCAAAGCGGCACGGTTTCTACGGCGGCTGCCACGCTACGCCGATGGACCTGCACACGCCCGACTACGGCAACCTCGACCTGCCGCACCTCGAGCGCAAGCACTACCGCAAGATCTGCTACTTCCTTGGCGTGATGCTGAACGCGCGCGGCGAGCGCTTCGTCGACGAGGGCAGGGACTTCCGCAACTACACCTACGCCCAGTTCGGGCGCGCCATCATGGAGCAGCCTGGCCATGTCGCGTGGCAGATCTTCGACGCGAAGGTCGATCACCTGCTCTACAGCGAGTATCGCTTCCATGACGCGCACTTCGTCGAGGCCGATACGCTGGAGGCTTTGATCGACAAGCTCGACGGCATCGATAAGGCGCAGGCTCTCGCCACCATCGCGCAGTTCAACGCCGCGGTCGATCCGGCCGTGCCGTTCGATCCGACGGTGAAGGACGGTCGCGCCACGAAGGGGCTCGCCCTGCCGAAGTCGAACTGGGCGCAGGCCATCGAAACCGGCCCGTTCAAGGCCTATCCGGTCACCGGCGGCATCACCTTCACCTATGGCGGCGTCGAAGTGGACGAGGCCGGCGGCGTGATGCACGAGAACGGCAGCCCGATTCCCGGCCTCTATGCCTGCGGCGAGATGGTCGGCGGCGTGTTCTTCAACGGCTATCCGGGCGGCTCGGGCCTGACCTCGGGCGTGGTGTTCGGCCGGCGCGCCGGAGCTGGGGCCGCCGCATGGACGGCTCGCGCCGCCGCCTAA
- a CDS encoding NADPH:quinone oxidoreductase family protein produces the protein MQSFEGSAYGTLDHFELVDRDIPEPGARQVRIRVAAAALGFVDGLIIQGRYQYKPPLPYVPGGEIAGVVDAVGAEVHHLSAGDRVATWQFGGGLAEYTLAPADEVEPIPANLAFADAAAILLDYQTAQYALFGRGGVRAGETVLVAGAAGGVGAAAVQLAAKAGAYVIAAASTPEKRDRVRALGAQAAINSAGPDIRAEIKAAAPRGVVDVVVDPVGGPTFEALFRSLAKEGRHLVIGFAAGSIPALPANLALLKSAALIGVEIRHFLASRPAEARAARAALFEQVASGALAPPPLIPFPLVQAREALATASCRDKTGKVVVIQQPDALASDASRNS, from the coding sequence ATGCAAAGCTTTGAAGGATCGGCCTACGGCACCCTCGATCACTTCGAGTTGGTCGACCGGGATATCCCAGAACCGGGCGCCAGACAGGTCCGCATCCGCGTGGCGGCGGCGGCACTCGGCTTCGTGGACGGCCTGATCATTCAGGGCCGCTATCAATACAAACCGCCGCTGCCCTACGTGCCCGGCGGCGAGATCGCTGGGGTCGTGGACGCGGTGGGCGCAGAGGTTCACCACCTTTCCGCAGGCGACCGGGTCGCAACGTGGCAATTCGGCGGAGGCTTGGCGGAATACACCCTCGCGCCTGCTGACGAGGTCGAGCCGATCCCGGCAAACCTCGCCTTCGCCGACGCCGCCGCCATTCTGCTCGACTACCAGACCGCCCAGTACGCGCTGTTTGGACGGGGCGGGGTCCGGGCCGGTGAGACGGTGCTGGTCGCAGGGGCGGCAGGTGGGGTCGGCGCGGCTGCCGTTCAGCTTGCTGCAAAAGCGGGGGCATACGTCATCGCCGCCGCCTCAACACCGGAGAAGCGCGACCGCGTCCGCGCCTTGGGAGCACAGGCAGCGATCAACTCCGCCGGCCCGGACATCCGGGCCGAGATCAAGGCCGCTGCGCCGCGCGGCGTCGTTGACGTCGTGGTCGATCCGGTCGGCGGGCCGACCTTCGAGGCGCTGTTCCGATCATTAGCCAAGGAGGGTCGGCACCTCGTGATCGGTTTTGCCGCGGGCAGCATTCCGGCGCTGCCAGCCAACCTGGCGCTGCTGAAAAGCGCGGCGCTGATCGGCGTCGAGATCCGCCACTTCCTCGCCTCCCGGCCAGCGGAGGCCCGCGCAGCGCGGGCGGCCCTTTTCGAGCAGGTCGCGTCCGGTGCGTTAGCACCGCCGCCGCTCATACCGTTCCCACTGGTACAGGCGCGAGAGGCATTAGCTACGGCCTCCTGTCGCGACAAGACAGGCAAGGTGGTCGTCATCCAACAGCCGGATGCCCTCGCATCTGATGCCTCTCGGAATTCTTGA